In Stanieria sp. NIES-3757, the DNA window CAAGATGTCTATAATCACGAACTATTTAGAGAAACTCTCTATAATATAGTAGGAAATAGAGATTTTCCTGAAGCCTGGATTCACTATGTTTATCCTCCTCAAGCTAGTTTGCTATTTTCTTTATTAGCTCGTTTTTCCATTGAAATAGCTCACAAAATTGCTTTAGTTATCAACTCTTTATTATTGATATTTAATCTAGGGCTAATTAGCTATATCATATCTCAATATAAATCCTTAAAATTGATAGATTATTGTTTAATCTCATCTTTTCTTTTAACAGGATTTGCGTATGAAAATATTACCAATTCTCAATTAGGGATATTAATCTCAACCTTATTAATCTTTACCTATATTTTTGCTCAGAAAAACAAAAATATTTTAGCTGCAATTAGCGTGGCAGCAACATCTATTAAACCATCCTTTTTCCCTTTCTTTCTGATGTATTTTGTAATCAGAAGACAGTATCTTTCGGCATTGTACTGTTTGATTTTCGCTACGCTTTTTACAGTGTTGCCTTTATTAATTACTGGTGCGCCAATTGTGGCAACGTTATCCAAATGGTTTACTGCTATGGGTTCATGGGAAGTTCAGGGCAACCCCAATTCCCCAGATCCTTTAGGAGAATTTGGCTTTCATTTCAGCATGATTGACCTAGAACCATTAATATATCGTCTGTTTAATGGACAAACATTTGTAGCAGAATTGACTCTCACAATAGTAATAGTAATTATCTTAATGTATTGTGCTTGGCTATTTTCAAGAAAGCCTGAAAAAAATAAATCTTCATTATTAGATTTTGGACTAGTTTCAGTGCTGGCGATGCTATTTGTTTACCATCGAAGATATGATATTTTTCTGCTTTTCCCTGGTTTATTATATATATATTTATATGCCTTAGAATGTAATCGAAGCGAAGTAAAAAAGTTTTGGAATTACCTTTTGTGTGCAGTAGTTTTATTAATTAGTTTTACAGATCTCTTATTTACAAGAATTTCCTTTAGCCTAAATTTTCTCCAAACTTCTTATTTGTGGAAACTAATCTTACCGCTACCTTGGGCTGGAGTAATTATATTGGCTGCATTACTGTGGCTAAAAACTCAAGCTACATTACCAAAAGCATTGAAATTTAATAAGAGAATACAATCATCTAGATAAACTCTTTGTCATCTCAAGAGCGATCGGGCAAATACTCTAGATTTTACTTACGTAAAACAGTGTTTGCTGGCAACCAGAAAGGTTGTAGTTTCCTGCTGCTACAAAATTCCTTAAAATAAACAAGGCAAAAGTAGAGAAACTATTAAAAATACTATGAATACGGCTAAAAAAATCGGGGTAGCTATTGTTGGGACTGGTTTTGGGCAAAAAATTCATCTGCCTGGTTTTCAACATCATTCCCGTACCGAAGTAGTAGCAGTTTATCATCGCGACTTGGGCAAAGCTAAAGCAATCGCCGATTCTCACAATATTCTTTATGCTTATAATCAACTAGATAAAATTCTCGCTTTACCAGAAGTAGATGTAGTTAGCATTTCCACACCGCCATTTTTGCATTACGAGATGGCAAAACAGGTAATCGAAGCAGGAAAACATCTTCTGCTAGAAAAACCGATGGCGATGAATGCAGCAGAGATTAAAGAACTGTATCATCTAGCTGCTCAAAAAGGAGTAGTTGCGATCGCAGATTTTGAATTTCGTTTTATTCCTGCTTGGCAATTATTAGCCGAACATCTACAACAAGGATATGTAGGCAAGAAAAGATTAATTAAAATCGATTGGTTAGTCACTAGTCGGGCAGATCGCGATCGCCCTTGGAATTGGTATTCTCGTCAAGATATGGGTGGTGGTGCGTTAGGTGCGGTTGGTTCTCACGCTTTTGATTATATTAGCTGGTTATTCGGCTCGGTTAAACGATTATCTGGTTATTTATCCTGTGCCATCCCTGAACGCCCCGATCCTCAAGCAGGAGGCGAATTAAAACCTGTTAATGCCGACGACACTTGTTTAATTATGTTGGAATTAGCAGACGGTACTCCTTGTCAGTTATCAATTAGTTCGGTTACCTATGCAGGTAGAGGACATTGGGTAGAAGTATACGGCGAAGAAGGAACGTTAGTTTTAGGTAGTGATAATCTCAAGGATTACGTTCATGGTTTTCGGTTATTAGCTGCCCCTGCGGGTAAAGCTTTAACTGAAGTGGAAATTCCCAAACGATTAGCTTTTCCTCAAGTGTTTAGTGATGGGCGTTTAGCACCTTTTATTCGAGTGATAGATCGTTTAGTTGAAGCTATCGATCAAGGTGAGTCGCTAGTTCCTTCCTTGAAAGAAGGTGTTTATTCCCAGTTATTGATGGATTTAACTCATCAATCAAATGAAAGCAGAAGTTGGGTTGATGTTCCTGATTTAAAGCAGTTTTTATAGAGTTTATTTAGGATATTTAATATCTTTGAGTTTACTTTTATGAAATGGAAACAAAAACAATGGAGGAGTTAGAAAAACTGAGAAATAGCATTCTTCAAGGAGAATACAATCAGGCTTTAAGTATAGTTGATGAACTAGAAGAAATGAGCAGAAAAGACATTATTAGGAAGATTGAAGCTTACCTAGTGCGTCTATTAGCTCATTTAATTAAAAATCAATTAGAACAACGATTAACTAATTCTTGGATTGCCTCAATTCGTGACTCAATCAGGCAAATCAAAAAACTAAATCAAATGAATAAAAATGCTTACTATATTAAGCAAGACGATTGGCATTTGTATCTAGGAGAAGCTTTTGAAGCAGCGATTGATGAAGCAGCAATTGAAGTTTTTGGCGGTACTCTAAAACCATCAACAATATTAGCAAGAGTTGATCGAGAAAAAATACTAGAAATTACTACTGAATTGATTAATTTTACCTACGAAGATTTTACCTCTGAGCGAGTGAAAGAACTGTTGCAAACACTTCCAGGGGGAGAAATGCTTTGAGAAGTGATCCTCAATCAAATGAATCAATAATTTATAGCAACGGAACTATAGATTAAGTAGGGATAATTCATGAATTATCTCTACTGAACTCTCTGTGTCTCTGTGGCTCTGCGCGAAACGACTTTATCCTCCTAATCTTTAATATTCAACTTTACTTTAAATTTAGTTTAACAATATCAAGAATTTGTTGATAATTAATTTTGCCCTGTTGATTACGGGGTAAACAATCAACTGAAAACCAATGCTTGGGATGTTTGTATTTACTTAATTGAGTTTGTAACTTTTGCTGAATTAATCTTGCTGAAATATCTAATTTTATTGGTACATATACCGCAGTAACCACTTGTCCCCAGTGAGAATCTGGTAAACCAATTACGCAGACATCTTGAACTAAACCAGTCGCAAAAATTGCTGCTTCTACTTCTGAAGGAAAAACATTTTCTCCACCAGTAATAATTTTTTGGCTGCTTCTACCTACAATATGAAGATAACCTTGTTCGTCAAACCAACCGAGGTCATCTGTAGTAAATCTTTGATGAGGATTTAATTGAGGATAATAATCCCAATAAAGAGAATTACTTTGAATAATAATTTGACCAATTTTTCTATTTGGTAATAGTTGTTTATTTTCATCAACTATAGTTACCTGGGCATGAGGTAATACTCGACCATTACTATTATTTCCTGCCAAAAAATCTTTGGGTTGAAGAGTGACAATTTGTGAGGCGGTTTCCGTCATGCCATAAGTAGGTGCTAATGCAATCTGATATTTTCTTGCCCTGTCTAATAAATCTTGCCAAGCTGGTGCGCCTCCTAATAATACTGTTTGAAAAGAAGCTAACCAATAAGGATCGGATTGTAAGAGAAATTGTAATTGAGTAGGAACAAGAGAGATAAAAAATTCTTGAGAATTAAAATTTGGTTGTTTGCCTTGTTTAAGATTTTGATAAGGAAAAATAACTAATTTCCCCTTGGTAAAAAAAGAGCGCATTAATTGCATTAAACCACTGACATGATAGAGAGGTAAAAGGCAACAAGAATTAATAGTTTTGGTTTGAAAGTATTCACAAAATCCTTGAACTGAAGCAGTTAAAGTTGACCAAGTATGAATAGCAAAACGAATTTTTCCTGATGAACCTCCCGTAGGAATCATAATTAAGGAAGAATTATCTAGTGAAGCAAAACTTGTTTGTGATTGTGGATTACAAATACTTACTGAGTTTATTATTTTCTTCTTATTTTCTAATTTCAAGTTGCTTTTTAATATGTCATTCTGACCAACGGGAAGAATCTTAAAGCTACTATTTATTTGCTGTTGTTTAAGATGAGTAATAATATCTTCGATTACAGCTTGGTCTGCCCAAATTAGATCGGGTTGAACCAAATAAAAAACTTGTTGCCATTCTGATTTTTGCCAATCAGGATTACACACAAAAATATAATTATTAGTAATAATACTAGCTAGAAAACTAGCAATAAAATTACCAGGATTTTTTTCTGCCAATACAATATTTAGAGGCGTGTCTTTATTTGTTTGTAATTGCTTTAATTGAGTAATTTTTTGAGCAGTTAAATTTAGAATTTCTTGGGCATCCCAACCAATCAACCAATCTTGTTGACTTTGTTCAATTAAATCATCCCATAACTGCTGATTCATCGAGATAAACTAGCGATGACCTTCACACCATATTCTTCTTCAAAAACTACTTTTTTATAATCCAAACTCCAAAGTTCCAAAGCACAATCATCACCTAATTCTGAAGGAATTAAATTGAGATCAAGAATTCTATTATTTTGGTCATAATTACACTTTACACCAGCGATCGCGCCTTTTTGGCGACGGTCTAATGCTACTGCTAAACGTAAAATTGCACTTAATTGTTTAACGATTAATTGATATTCTTTATGAGGTAATTTCGGATAGCCTTCGTGTTTTTTCTTGGGTTTACTTTTACGGTGATAACGAGCAAGATTAGCAATTAATTCTAACTCTAATTCATTGAAACCTAAAATCTCAGCATTTCTAATTAAATAGTAAGAATGTTTGTGATGGGATGAATGACTAATATAAACTCCACAATTATGTAAAATTGCTGCACTCCAAAGTAATTCCCGCTCCAAATTACCCCAATCATGTAAAATTCCTTTGGTTTGATCGAAAATACTCAGGGCAAAATTGGCTACTCGTTCGCTAAAAGCTACATTAACTTGGTATTTATGGGCAATTTTATAAA includes these proteins:
- a CDS encoding AMP-dependent synthetase and ligase: MNQQLWDDLIEQSQQDWLIGWDAQEILNLTAQKITQLKQLQTNKDTPLNIVLAEKNPGNFIASFLASIITNNYIFVCNPDWQKSEWQQVFYLVQPDLIWADQAVIEDIITHLKQQQINSSFKILPVGQNDILKSNLKLENKKKIINSVSICNPQSQTSFASLDNSSLIMIPTGGSSGKIRFAIHTWSTLTASVQGFCEYFQTKTINSCCLLPLYHVSGLMQLMRSFFTKGKLVIFPYQNLKQGKQPNFNSQEFFISLVPTQLQFLLQSDPYWLASFQTVLLGGAPAWQDLLDRARKYQIALAPTYGMTETASQIVTLQPKDFLAGNNSNGRVLPHAQVTIVDENKQLLPNRKIGQIIIQSNSLYWDYYPQLNPHQRFTTDDLGWFDEQGYLHIVGRSSQKIITGGENVFPSEVEAAIFATGLVQDVCVIGLPDSHWGQVVTAVYVPIKLDISARLIQQKLQTQLSKYKHPKHWFSVDCLPRNQQGKINYQQILDIVKLNLK
- a CDS encoding oxidoreductase domain protein, which translates into the protein MNTAKKIGVAIVGTGFGQKIHLPGFQHHSRTEVVAVYHRDLGKAKAIADSHNILYAYNQLDKILALPEVDVVSISTPPFLHYEMAKQVIEAGKHLLLEKPMAMNAAEIKELYHLAAQKGVVAIADFEFRFIPAWQLLAEHLQQGYVGKKRLIKIDWLVTSRADRDRPWNWYSRQDMGGGALGAVGSHAFDYISWLFGSVKRLSGYLSCAIPERPDPQAGGELKPVNADDTCLIMLELADGTPCQLSISSVTYAGRGHWVEVYGEEGTLVLGSDNLKDYVHGFRLLAAPAGKALTEVEIPKRLAFPQVFSDGRLAPFIRVIDRLVEAIDQGESLVPSLKEGVYSQLLMDLTHQSNESRSWVDVPDLKQFL
- a CDS encoding hypothetical protein (protein of unknown function DUF29), whose protein sequence is MEELEKLRNSILQGEYNQALSIVDELEEMSRKDIIRKIEAYLVRLLAHLIKNQLEQRLTNSWIASIRDSIRQIKKLNQMNKNAYYIKQDDWHLYLGEAFEAAIDEAAIEVFGGTLKPSTILARVDREKILEITTELINFTYEDFTSERVKELLQTLPGGEML